DNA sequence from the Alteribacter lacisalsi genome:
TGACGGTCGGCGGATGCAATGAGCACGATCATAAGGCCCGAGAGCGCAAGGGAGAATCCCACACCGGTCAGGATAAATCGGTTTGGATTCAGGATGCCTGTATGATTTTCCCGCGCAAAAAACCAGATGGCTGCTGCAGTTAGAAGAGCTCCGGCAAACGCGGCAGCGGGCAGGACGTACACGAACATGCCGGTCTGGAGCGGGAAAAACAGAAAGAACACAGCTACCGCGGCCCCGGCGCCGGAGTTGATGCCGATGATGCCGGGGTCAGCCAGGTCGTTCCTCGTAATACCCTGCAGGATGGCACCGGATAACGCGAGCGCCATCCCCGCCAGCATGACGACAATCGTTCTGGGAAGGCGGATGCTGAACAGCACGAGCGATTCCTGAAACGTTCCCTGGCCGAAAAGGACCGGTAAAAGCCGGGAAAAGGACAGTGCCGAGTGGCCGGCGCTCAGGCTGATCATCATCGTCAGGATGGTAAGGGCGATCAGGATCAGAAGGATGATACGATGTTTTCTTGCCAGACTGGGGTGTGTCATCAATAGCCCCGGCCTCCTTTCCGGACGACCCAGAGAAAGAACGGCAGGCCGAGAATCGCGATGATGGCCGCCACCGGTGTTTCATAAGGGGCGTGAATTGTCCGCCCAAGCGTATCGGCGAGAAGCATGAACACGGCTCCGGTGATGGCGGACAGCGGGATCACGAAGCGGTAATCGGTTCCTGCCACAGCCCGGACGATGTGCGGCACCATCAGGCCGATAAACGCCAGGTTTCCGGCTAGGGCGACCGACGCCCCTGTGAGGAGGATCACGGTTACAAACAAGATGCCTTTAACCAGTTCCGTCCGCTGACCGAGACCGGCAGCCACTTCCTCGTTCAGACTCAGGATGGTGACCTGTCTGGAAAGGAGGAGGGCAGTCAAAAGACCGATGCCGATCACGGGTACGACGAGCTGAAGCTGGCTCATGTTCGTTCCGAGAAGTCCGCCTGCCGTCCAGAGGGCCACTTCCTGGGAAATACGGAACGTGAGCCCAATCCCTTCTGCTATTGCCTGTAAAAACGCAGAAACCGCCGCGCCAGCCAGGACAATACGAAACGGAGACATGGGCCCTCGCCGGACTCTGCTGATACCGAACACGACCGCGCCTCCGATGGCCGCTCCAATAAAACAGGCAATCATGATGGCAAAGTAATTTGTCCCCGGAATGAGCGCTATGGTAACGGCAAGCGCCGCGTTGGCACCGGCAGTCAGACCGAGAAGCCCAGGGTCTGCCAGCGGGTTCCTCGTCATCCCCTGCATGAGGGCCCCGGCGGTTGCCAGCGCCGCTCCGACAACGGCTGCCCCGATTTCACGGGGCAGCCGGATTTCCCGGATAATCGAAAGGGATTCTCCGGTTTCATTTGTAAACATGGCGCGCATCACATCCAGGAACGGGATCTGCGCCGCTCCTGCCGAAAGGGCCAGCGTGAACGCAGCAGCCAGCAGGATGAGCGCCGCAGGGAGCAGTATTGAAAATGGCAGTTTGCTGGATTCAGTGTGCATCGTTATCGCTTCATTTCGTGAAAGAGTAGGTTAGGATTCGGTACCGAGGAAATGCTCCTCAAAGAATTCAAGCTGGTAGTCAAGCGTCAGCGGATCGTTGAAGTAGAATTTCATCGCCTCTGCTTCAAAGACATTGCCGTTTTTGACGGCAGGAATGTTCTGATAGGTTTCGGTTTCTGTAAAGGAGTTGTCGGTGTCAGTGACTTTACTGAAAATCATGTAGTCACCGGCAAACTCAGGCAGAACCTCGGCTGAAAGGGCATAATAGCCGTCTTCAAGCGCCATTTCTTCTACTTTTTCAGGCATGCCGAGCTCCATCTCCTGATAGAGAATCTCGGTACCCCGTCCCCAGTTGTCTCCGAAAATATAAAGCTGTTTGTCGAAGTTTTCGAACACAGAGACAGTTGCGTCATCTCCGATTTCCTCTTTCACACGATCACCAAGGTCGGAGGCCCGGACTTTAAAGTCCTCCACCCATTCCCGGGCTTCGTCTTCCTTGTTCAGAAGCTTCCCGATTTCAATGTGCTGGGTTAAGTAGTCCACATTATCGTATGTGTACGTCACGAGGGGGGCAATTTCCTCGAGCCGGTCAATATTGTTCATATCGGTGGAGCCAATGATCAGATCCGGATCGAGTTCGATCAGTTTTTCCAGGCTTTCGTCGCTGACGACTTCGACACCTTCAAGTTCTTCCTGGAAGTTCGGGTTTTCCACGGACCAGGGATCCACACCGACGAGATCTACGTCAAGCGCCATCACGTTTCCAGTGTAGGATCCGGCAAGTACGACGACGCGCTCGGGATCAGCTGGGACCTCGACAGGACCGTTTTCGGATTCGTAGGTGATGGTGTCCCCGCTGCCGGACTCGCCGGCTGCTTGGCTTCCTGTTTCTTCGCCGCCGCAGGCACTAAGCGCGGCCAGCGACAGGGCGGATATGAGTAATGTTTTCTTCATTGGTGATCTCTCCTTTAAGTAAGTGGTAGGTCATGCACATCGGTTTATGTGTCCGCGGGTCGCGGGCGATGACAGCGTCAATCTGAAAGACGGTCTTCAGTACCTCATGCTCAATCACGTCATCCGGTGTGCCGGATTTGACGATCCCGCCGTTTTTCATGGCGACGATATGGTCGGCAAAGCGGGCAGCGTGGTTCAGGTCGTGAAGAACCATGACGATCGTTCGCTCTTCCGTTTCGTTTAAATGCTGAAGCAGTTCCAGTACTTCCAGCTGATGGGCCAGATCGAGGTACGTCGTCGGTTCATCGAGAAAAATCATATCCGTTTCCTGGGCAAGGGCCATGGCGATCCAGACACGCTGGCGCTGCCCGCCGGAGAGCGCATCCACCGGGCGGTATTTAAAATCAAGCGTGCCGGTCTGCTCCATGGCGCGGTCGATGATCATTTTATCTTTTGCCGTCAGCCTGCCGAAGCCCCGCTGGTGGGGGAACCGGCCGTAGGAAACAAGTTCACCGACCGTAAGGCCTCCTGTCGTTTCCGGCGACTGGGGGAGGATTGCCATATCCTTCGCCAGTGCTTTCGTATTCTTTTTTGCTATGTGTTCCCCGTCCAGCAGAATGGAGCCGTCTGAATGAGGGAGGATGCGGGTGAGTGTTTTCAGAAGCGTTGATTTGCCGCAGCCGTTGGAACCGATAATGGCGGTTACCTTTTTATCCGGGATGCAGAGATCCAGGTGATTGATAATCGGCGTTTCCGTATAGCCGGCAGAGAGGTCTGTGGCCTGAAGTCGAAACATGTTTGTCACCTTCCTGAAAATTTTAGTTGATAACGATTCTCACTATCAATTACAATGATAATCATAAGGACTTTCAGTTTGTTTTGTCAACGATTTATTTTATAACTTTACATAAAAGGAGACGGGGTCATGAAGGATGTTTATGATGTAACCATTATCGGCGGAGGACCGGCTGGGCTGTATTCGGCTTTTTACAGCGGACTAAGGGAAATGAAAGTGAAAATCATTGATGTGCAGCCGGAGCTGGGGGGAAAAGTGAGGCTGTATCCTGAAAAAGTCATCTGGGACGTGGGCGGGATGCCGCCGACGACCGGGGACGAGTTTCGGAAACAGCTGATCGAACAGGGACTGCGCTTTGATCCGGCCGTCCACTTAGATACGAAAGTGACTTCTTTTGATAGACTCGATGACGGCTCGTTTGTCATTTATACAGATAAAGACACGCACTATTCAAAGTCTGTGATCATGGCAGCCGGAGGCGGGATCATCACGCCGCAGAAGCTGAATGTAACCGGAGCCGACCGGTTTGAACTTACGAATCTTCATTACACCATTCAGGCCCTTGATCGTTTTAAAGGAAAAAAAGTGCTTGTTTCAGGCGGAGGAAATGCAGCGGTGGACTGGGCAAATGAACTTTCACCAATTGCAGGCGAAATCTTTCACGTGTATCGAAAAGAGGAACCAACCGGCCACGAGGCGGAGGTGGCCCGCCTGAAAAGAGGACCGGTGCAGTCGTTCCCTTGTACACGGATCACGGAGCTTAAAGCCGGAAGCGATGGTAGGAAGATCGCCCTGGTTGTTCTTGAGCGTGACTGTGTGACAGAGCCGTTTGAACTGGAGGTCGATGAGGTGGTTGTGAGCCACGGATACGAACGGGACATGGAGCTTCTTCAGCAAAAGAAGGAAGAAATCGGCGTGTCTGATGACGGTGTGATCCTGGGGGGATCAGACGGGACAACCGGGATCCCGGGTCTATTTGCAGCAGGTGATTTACTCCGGCATGATGGCAAACTCAATCTGATTGCAGGCGCCTTTCACGATGCAGCAAATGCGGTCAACCAGGCGAAGCAGTACATCGAGCCCGATGCCATGAAATACGGGATGGTGTCCTCCCACAATGACAGATTTAAAGACTGGAACGAGAAAATTAAAGCACAGAGAAACTGCACCATTTGTTAAAATGGAAGAAGAAGGGAAGGTGTGTTTCGGATGATCCGTGAATTACAGACAGAAAGTGAGATTCGCCAGGCATACCAGGTTATGCGTCACCTGCGGACTAATCTGAGTGAAGACGACTATATGAAACTCGTAAAAGAAGCCCGTGAATTGGACGGCTACCGGATGATGGTGCTTGATCACGACGGGAAAATCGCGGTCGTTGCCGGCTTCAAGCCGATGATTACGCTCTACTACGGACGTTTTGTCTGGGTGTGTGATCTTGTCACCGACCCGGCGATCCGTTCAAAAGGCTTTGGTGAAGCGCTTTTGAAAGCGGTTCACCAGTGGGCGAAGGACGAGGGCTATGAGCGTATGGCCCTGTCATCAGGACTGCAGCGTACGGAAGCCCACCGCTTTTACGAAAAAAAATTGAACTACGAACGGGCAAGTTATGTGTTTAAGCATGAGCTCATATAAAGGGCGGAAAAGGGGAGCTTTCTAATGATTACGGAACTGAACAGGGCCGACTTTCACTTATGCAGGCCGCTTATTGATGAGAAGGTTCACCTGGAAGCCCGGGCGGTCGTGGAGGAAAACAATCCCGGCCGTATTTTTGTCGACCATTCACGAAAGCCGGCTGCCGCGCTAATTTGGATCGGAAATAACGACGGCATGATCTTCATCGGCGATCCCCGCAACGACATTTTCCTGAAGGAACTCGTTCCGTTTATTGCCGGCCCTCTAAAAAAAATGCTGGCAGAGGAAGGGATGACCTGGTTTGAAGCTGTTCCTGCCGGGAAAGATTGGGAGGAAGTGTTACAGAGGCTGTTCCAAAACCGGAAGCTTTCAGTGTGGGAACAGCAGGTGTACCGTCTGAATGACACGGATCTGATCCAGCCGGATTATGAAACATCAATCGACGATTACCATTTTATCAGTGCGGCTCAGGCTCTCGCTGATCCCCAGTTAAACACCTCGTTTTTACTGGACATGATCCACGACTCCTGGGCATCCGAATTGGATTTTGCTGCGTCGGGCACAGGCTTTTGTGCCGTGTATGCGGGAGAGGTCGTCAGTGCGTGCCTCACAAACTTCTTCGCCGGCCGCATACATTCTGCCAGTCTCGCAACCAGGGAGGACCACAGAAGAAAAGGGATCGGAAAGCAGGTTACATATCTGTTTGCCGGGGAATGTTTTAACAAAGGACTCGAACCTTACTGGGACTGTACAACAACCAATACCCCGTCTGTTAAAACAGCCGAAGGTGCAGGGTTTTACAAAGATTTCACGTACCGTGTTTATTCTTTTCCCGTAACTTGACGTAAAAGCCCGGGTGAAACCTTTCGCCGTGTTTTTTCGTAATAAAGCATAAAGAAGGGGAGGGCAATGATGAAAAGAGCAGGGGCGATGACTGCAGGAACATTGATTTTTCTGGCGGCCTGCGGGGATCACGAGCAGCAGACAGATACCAGCGGGGCGGTTACACCGGATACGTTTCCAGACACCGTGCTGGCAGGGGAAACCGACCGGATCTACAGTCAGATGAGCAGCAATTTCCAGGAACAGATCTCCGAGGATGAGCTGGACAACCTTACGGATAACTTTATACGGGGCATAGAATCGTTTGAACATTATACAGAAACAGACTTCGGGGAATCGGCAGAACATATCTGGATCAGTGATACACGGGACAGAGGAATGACGGCTCATTTCAGTGAGGATCTGACGATCGAAGGGATGGTCTTTACCCCGGTTACATTTCATCCGGACGCAGACGAAAACTGGACCGAAAATACATACGCGCTACCGATAGGTGAGGATGAATGGTTTGTGCTCTGGGGCGGAACCAATGAACTGGTAAACTACCACTACGCCTTTGAGAACCAGCGCTATGCACTTGATCTGATCGTCATGAATGATGGCGCTTCCTTTGAAGGAGATCCAGAGGAAAATGACAGTTATTTTGCTTTCGGTTTGGAGGTAAAAGCGCCCCTTGAAGGAGAAGTCATTCGCGTTGAAAACGATCTGCCGGATCAGACGCCGGGAGTGGAAAAGGATCCGGAAAACCTTCTTGGTAATTATGTGATGATTGAACACGAGCACGGGGAATACAGTGTGCTTGCTCATTTCAAACAGGATAGCATCACTGTGGCGGAAGGCGAGCACGTCGAAACCGGTGATCTGATCGGTCTCACAGGGAATTCAGGCAATACGACCGAGCCTCACATTCACTTCCATGTGGCTGACAGCCCGAACTGGGAAACGGCAACGTCCCTGCCGATCGCATTTGAAAACGGCCTGGATCCCGTCAGAGGGGACACGGTCACGGGAGAGTAACGTAACGGAGGAAATGGAATGGAAAGTCAAATAAGGGAAAAAATCAGTATCCTGAAAGATGCAAAATCGGTAAGGAGGCTTCATAAAGGATTTTCGGATGATCAGAAGTATGTGATTGACGAAGAGTGGCTTCTTCGCGTTTTCTCAAGCAGGGAGGACGAGCGTCGGAAAACAGAGTTTGATACGATTCGAAGGCTCTCGACGCTGTCAGACCGAATTCCGGAAGCCGTCAGGTATGACGTTTTGCAGGATGAAGGCCTGTCCTTTATGGTACTCGGTTTCGTGGCGGGGGAAGACGGGGAAGCAGCACTTCCAAAGATGCTGGAAAAAGATCAGTACCTGGCCGGCGTAGAAGCCTCCAAGGAACTGGCGAAGCTTCATCAGCTGCCGGCACCGCAAGAAACGGAGCCGTGGTATGAGGTTAAAAAGCAGAAAAACAGCCGCTATATAGAAGGTCTGAGAGAGCTGGACATTGAACCGGCCATGGCCCAAACGCTGAGTACCTATTTATGTGAGCACGAGCACCTGATGAAGGATCGTCCTAACCGGTTTCAGCACGATGATTTTCTTCCTTCAAACCTGATCTTTAAAGACGGACGGTTTGCCGGTCTGATCGATTTTCAGAGGATGGACTGGGGCGATCCGCTCCATGATCTTCAGAAGCTCGGCTTTTTTTCCAAACAGGTGAGTGTGCCTTTTTCCAGAGGAGCGATTGACGGGTACAGGGAACACGTCAGCAGTGATGAGAAGTTCTGGCGTCTGTACGCCTACTACAGTGCCGTGCACGTCGTCTCCTCCCTTGTTTGGGCAAAGAAGGAAGGACCTGATGTTTACGATCAGGTGTACGGTTATGCTCTGGAGGTGATGGACGACCACGACAGTTTTACCCGTGAAATCCCGAAATGGTATCGCACATCAGGAGGTATTGCCGATGCCGGTCATCCATCATGAGATTTTCATTCAGGCACCACCGGAAGTCTGCTTTGATCTGGCGCGGGATGTGGATGTTCATACCCGGACCACATCGGAGACCGGTGAAAAGGCTGTAGGCGGGGTGATTACAGGCCTTTTGGAAAAAGGTGATGCTGTTACGTGGGAAGCGACCCACTTTAAAATCAGGCAGCGGCTGACCGCAGAAATCGTCCAGATGGACAGGCCGCACAGCTTTACCGACGTGATGATCAAAGGAGCGTTTGCCTCGTTTACCCATACTCACGAGTTCAGGCGCAAAGGAAACGGAACCATCATGACTGATACCTTTGACTATCGGTCGCCGTTCGGTGTTTTGGGCCGGCTGGCAGACCGGGTGTTTCTGGAAACGTACATGAAACGGTTTATCGTAAGCCGTGCAAAAGCATTGAAAAAGATGGCTGAAGAAAAAGCATAACGTAAGACAGGGGTTTGCAAAGTGGGGACGGTTCCCGCTTTGCATTTTTGTGTTTGTGGTTTTTCAGAATACAGTGCTCGTTGATTTCAGACGGTCTGATTTCAAAATGCAACGCGGGAACCGTCCCCACTTTGTCCCCACTTTGTCGAAAGTCCGGGACTTGCTGAGCAAAGGGGCAGGTTGATGCAGGTCTATGGAACCGCAGAAAATGATTGCATCCTGCCGTTGGTTGTATAATTGGAAAATCCTGTTTTCGGACTTTGTTCCTGGGTATATCAGTAAGGGGAGCCTAAGAATTGGAAAGGGAGGGAGGCTTATGGATTGGAATATTCTCATCATGACGTTCCTAATTGCCTATGCCGTCACTGTGACACTCATGCTGTTAAGAAAAAAGAAATAAGGAGACTGATTATATGGAAAAGAAGCTGATGAAACCGCTGATGCTGCTGTCTCTCGCTGTTGTTTTCTTTTTTGCAAATATGAGTGCGGGAACGGGGATCATGGCCCAGGATTCCGAGCCTCCTGAGTTAAGAACAGAGTTTTCCTCCAATGTGTCCAACAAGGAATTTAACCAGATCCGCAACGGCCTGAAACATACGGATGCCTACAAAGCATATAAGGATATGTCCATGATCAATGCGGTCCCGAACCGGGATATTATCATTAATACTGTTGAAGGGGAAAACGGGACTTATGCGTACGTGGAGTTTATGCTTGATGCACATAAGGCGTCTATGAGTGACAACCTGGTGTATGCGCAGTTTACTTATCATTTGGATGAACAGCGGGTCGTTTCGGATCACGGACTCTATGCGATGGAGCTGGATGATGACTATATCAACCTGAAAATGCTATACAATGTGAACGGTACGGGTGTGGAGGTCTACGATGTGAATGTGGACGTGGATGGGAAAATGTCGGACATTGATGGGTTGGAAATCCTTGAGGAAGATTTCATTGCTTCCTCTGAACTTAAGATTAAAAGTATTCTAGATGAGCTGGATCCGGAAGAGATGGGTTCCAATTCATTTTGTGAGTATGCACTTGCTGCCCTTTGCGGCGCAGGCGGTGGAGCCGGCTGTTACGCAGCGGCGGCAGCCCTTGGCATCACAACAGGCATTGGCGGGGTAAGCCTTGCCATTGTTTGCGGCGCAATCAGCAGCGTCGGCTGTACTGCTGCCTCAGATCAGATTTGCGGATAGATATCTTAATAGAGTCCGGATTTCCTATGGGAAGTTCGGATTTATTTTGCAAAAATTAAAAAAATAATTCTGTTCCTGCTTTAAAAAGTCGGATTTTAGGGAATATAAACGGTAAATAGAATGCGAAAGGGTGAATCTTCATGTTCGTGAAAATTAACGCAATTGAAGAGGAAGGCGTATTTTTTCATGTTAGTGACCCCGTTACCCGTTCCCTAGCCGGTTTCGCCAGGAAAGTGCAGTCAAATCCAGGAGCGTATCAGCTGAGTGTCATTGGCCAGGGCGCATTCACCCCGGATCAGGTAAAACTTATTAACGAAGAAATCGACCGCATGTTCAGCCGTTCGTTACAATAGCCCTTAATCAGAAAGCCGGATGCCCACGCATCCGGCTTTTTGTTAATTGGGGACGGTTCTCACTTTGCATTTTGGTTGAAATTACAGGATGAAAATCGCAGCTGGTTTTATTTTTCCTTTTTTATGGTAGTCTTTAAGTATGTCAAGGACGGTTTCCGCTCCGCATTTCTGCCGCATTGGGCAGCAAATCAAGGCTGAACCGTAATGGTCGATACATAAAAATGCCATGCAGGAACCGTCCCCACTTTGCAAACGGGAGGGGTCCTTATCTATTCTTACCGGGTGCCGGAGCATTTCTGGCTTACTCTGATTCTGCTAATTACAGGGATTGGGTTCATAATGTACATGTTTCATGAAAGCCTCCGCCGCGTTCTCGGACTTGAGAAGTTTCCTTTCTTTTCCGATAACCATGTGAACGA
Encoded proteins:
- a CDS encoding FecCD family ABC transporter permease, which produces MTHPSLARKHRIILLILIALTILTMMISLSAGHSALSFSRLLPVLFGQGTFQESLVLFSIRLPRTIVVMLAGMALALSGAILQGITRNDLADPGIIGINSGAGAAVAVFFLFFPLQTGMFVYVLPAAAFAGALLTAAAIWFFARENHTGILNPNRFILTGVGFSLALSGLMIVLIASADRQKVDFIASWLAGSIWGTDWPFVWALLPWLLVLVPFVLAKASRLNLLALGESVSTCVGVAVRKEQIQLILAAVALAASAVSVTGGIAFVGLMAPHIARALTGAAHQRMIPVAVLIGGLLLLSADTLGRNLTEPDGIPAGIVVALIGAPYFVYLLVKK
- a CDS encoding FecCD family ABC transporter permease, with product MHTESSKLPFSILLPAALILLAAAFTLALSAGAAQIPFLDVMRAMFTNETGESLSIIREIRLPREIGAAVVGAALATAGALMQGMTRNPLADPGLLGLTAGANAALAVTIALIPGTNYFAIMIACFIGAAIGGAVVFGISRVRRGPMSPFRIVLAGAAVSAFLQAIAEGIGLTFRISQEVALWTAGGLLGTNMSQLQLVVPVIGIGLLTALLLSRQVTILSLNEEVAAGLGQRTELVKGILFVTVILLTGASVALAGNLAFIGLMVPHIVRAVAGTDYRFVIPLSAITGAVFMLLADTLGRTIHAPYETPVAAIIAILGLPFFLWVVRKGGRGY
- a CDS encoding iron-hydroxamate ABC transporter substrate-binding protein; translated protein: MKKTLLISALSLAALSACGGEETGSQAAGESGSGDTITYESENGPVEVPADPERVVVLAGSYTGNVMALDVDLVGVDPWSVENPNFQEELEGVEVVSDESLEKLIELDPDLIIGSTDMNNIDRLEEIAPLVTYTYDNVDYLTQHIEIGKLLNKEDEAREWVEDFKVRASDLGDRVKEEIGDDATVSVFENFDKQLYIFGDNWGRGTEILYQEMELGMPEKVEEMALEDGYYALSAEVLPEFAGDYMIFSKVTDTDNSFTETETYQNIPAVKNGNVFEAEAMKFYFNDPLTLDYQLEFFEEHFLGTES
- a CDS encoding ABC transporter ATP-binding protein, translating into MFRLQATDLSAGYTETPIINHLDLCIPDKKVTAIIGSNGCGKSTLLKTLTRILPHSDGSILLDGEHIAKKNTKALAKDMAILPQSPETTGGLTVGELVSYGRFPHQRGFGRLTAKDKMIIDRAMEQTGTLDFKYRPVDALSGGQRQRVWIAMALAQETDMIFLDEPTTYLDLAHQLEVLELLQHLNETEERTIVMVLHDLNHAARFADHIVAMKNGGIVKSGTPDDVIEHEVLKTVFQIDAVIARDPRTHKPMCMTYHLLKGEITNEENITHIRPVAGRA
- a CDS encoding NAD(P)/FAD-dependent oxidoreductase, with the translated sequence MKDVYDVTIIGGGPAGLYSAFYSGLREMKVKIIDVQPELGGKVRLYPEKVIWDVGGMPPTTGDEFRKQLIEQGLRFDPAVHLDTKVTSFDRLDDGSFVIYTDKDTHYSKSVIMAAGGGIITPQKLNVTGADRFELTNLHYTIQALDRFKGKKVLVSGGGNAAVDWANELSPIAGEIFHVYRKEEPTGHEAEVARLKRGPVQSFPCTRITELKAGSDGRKIALVVLERDCVTEPFELEVDEVVVSHGYERDMELLQQKKEEIGVSDDGVILGGSDGTTGIPGLFAAGDLLRHDGKLNLIAGAFHDAANAVNQAKQYIEPDAMKYGMVSSHNDRFKDWNEKIKAQRNCTIC
- a CDS encoding GNAT family N-acetyltransferase, with amino-acid sequence MIRELQTESEIRQAYQVMRHLRTNLSEDDYMKLVKEARELDGYRMMVLDHDGKIAVVAGFKPMITLYYGRFVWVCDLVTDPAIRSKGFGEALLKAVHQWAKDEGYERMALSSGLQRTEAHRFYEKKLNYERASYVFKHELI
- a CDS encoding GNAT family N-acetyltransferase codes for the protein MITELNRADFHLCRPLIDEKVHLEARAVVEENNPGRIFVDHSRKPAAALIWIGNNDGMIFIGDPRNDIFLKELVPFIAGPLKKMLAEEGMTWFEAVPAGKDWEEVLQRLFQNRKLSVWEQQVYRLNDTDLIQPDYETSIDDYHFISAAQALADPQLNTSFLLDMIHDSWASELDFAASGTGFCAVYAGEVVSACLTNFFAGRIHSASLATREDHRRKGIGKQVTYLFAGECFNKGLEPYWDCTTTNTPSVKTAEGAGFYKDFTYRVYSFPVT
- a CDS encoding M23 family metallopeptidase — encoded protein: MMKRAGAMTAGTLIFLAACGDHEQQTDTSGAVTPDTFPDTVLAGETDRIYSQMSSNFQEQISEDELDNLTDNFIRGIESFEHYTETDFGESAEHIWISDTRDRGMTAHFSEDLTIEGMVFTPVTFHPDADENWTENTYALPIGEDEWFVLWGGTNELVNYHYAFENQRYALDLIVMNDGASFEGDPEENDSYFAFGLEVKAPLEGEVIRVENDLPDQTPGVEKDPENLLGNYVMIEHEHGEYSVLAHFKQDSITVAEGEHVETGDLIGLTGNSGNTTEPHIHFHVADSPNWETATSLPIAFENGLDPVRGDTVTGE
- a CDS encoding phosphotransferase family protein — protein: MESQIREKISILKDAKSVRRLHKGFSDDQKYVIDEEWLLRVFSSREDERRKTEFDTIRRLSTLSDRIPEAVRYDVLQDEGLSFMVLGFVAGEDGEAALPKMLEKDQYLAGVEASKELAKLHQLPAPQETEPWYEVKKQKNSRYIEGLRELDIEPAMAQTLSTYLCEHEHLMKDRPNRFQHDDFLPSNLIFKDGRFAGLIDFQRMDWGDPLHDLQKLGFFSKQVSVPFSRGAIDGYREHVSSDEKFWRLYAYYSAVHVVSSLVWAKKEGPDVYDQVYGYALEVMDDHDSFTREIPKWYRTSGGIADAGHPS
- a CDS encoding SRPBCC family protein, whose product is MPVIHHEIFIQAPPEVCFDLARDVDVHTRTTSETGEKAVGGVITGLLEKGDAVTWEATHFKIRQRLTAEIVQMDRPHSFTDVMIKGAFASFTHTHEFRRKGNGTIMTDTFDYRSPFGVLGRLADRVFLETYMKRFIVSRAKALKKMAEEKA
- a CDS encoding halocin C8 precursor-like protein; amino-acid sequence: MEKKLMKPLMLLSLAVVFFFANMSAGTGIMAQDSEPPELRTEFSSNVSNKEFNQIRNGLKHTDAYKAYKDMSMINAVPNRDIIINTVEGENGTYAYVEFMLDAHKASMSDNLVYAQFTYHLDEQRVVSDHGLYAMELDDDYINLKMLYNVNGTGVEVYDVNVDVDGKMSDIDGLEILEEDFIASSELKIKSILDELDPEEMGSNSFCEYALAALCGAGGGAGCYAAAAALGITTGIGGVSLAIVCGAISSVGCTAASDQICG